A window of the Arachis duranensis cultivar V14167 chromosome 5, aradu.V14167.gnm2.J7QH, whole genome shotgun sequence genome harbors these coding sequences:
- the LOC107491510 gene encoding endoglucanase 9 has translation MSMASSSSNCLFGVLTLLLLVVAECNPVNYRDALAKSLLFFQGQRSGRLPPDQQLKWRSNSALFDGRLANVDLSGGYYDAGDNVKFNFPMAFTTTMLSWGTLEYGKRMGPEIKEARAAIRWATDYLLKCATSTPGRLYVGVGDPNVDHKCWERPEDMDTLRTVYWVSPQNPGSDVAAETAAALAAASIVFRTVDPTYSNILLRNAQKVYQFAYQHQGSYSSSLRSAVCPFYCSYSGFKDELLWGAAWLFRATNAVYYYNLVKSLGADDQPDIFSWDNKYAGAHVLLSRRALVNGDKNFEQYKQEAENFMCKILPNSPSSSTQYTQGGLMYKLPDSNLQYVTSITFLLTTYSKYMAATKHTFNCGGGVLVTPNTLRSIAKRQVDYILGENPLKMSYMVGYGPYYPKRIHHRGSSLPSLSAHPQAIGCDGGFQPFYYSMNPNPNILLGAIVGGPNQNDGFPDERGDYSHSEPATYINAALVGPLAYFAATA, from the exons atgtccATGGcaagtagtagtagtaattgcTTGTTTGGGGTGTTGACATTGTTGTTGTTAGTGGTGGCGGAATGCAACCCAGTGAACTACAGGGATGCGTTGGCAAAATCATTGCTCTTCTTCCAAGGACAGAGGTCTGGAAGGCTCCCTCCCGACCAGCAGCTCAAATGGAGGTCCAACTCTGCCCTCTTCGATGGTCGTTTAGCCAAT GTGGATTTAAGTGGAGGGTACTACGATGCAGGGGACAATGTGAAGTTCAATTTTCCAATGGCATTCACGACAACGATGCTATCATGGGGGACACTTGAATATGGGAAGAGGATGGGTCCGGAAATCAAAGAAGCAAGGGCTGCAATTCGTTGGGCCACAGACTACCTTCTAAAGTGCGCGACTTCGACACCTGGGAGGCTCTATGTTGGTGTTGGAGACCCAAATGTCGACCACAAGTGTTGGGAGAGGCCAGAGGACATGGACACTCTTAGAACTGTTTATTGGGTGTCTCCTCAGAACCCTGGTTCTGATGTGGCTGCTGAGACTGCTGCTGCCCTTGCTGCTGCCTCCATTGTCTTCCGAACCGTCGACCCAACATACTCCAACATCTTGTTGAGGAATGCCCAGAAGGTTTACCAGTTTGCATATCAGCATCAGGGTTCTTATAGTAGTTCCCTTAGATCAGCAGTTTGCCCTTTTTATTGCTCCTATTCTGGTTTCAAG GATGAGCTATTGTGGGGAGCTGCGTGGCTTTTCAGAGCAACAAATGCTGTTTACTACTATAATTTGGTCAAGTCCCTTGGAGCCGATGATCAACCAGATATCTTCAGCTGGGACAACAAATATGCCGGTGCACATGTCCTTCTTTCCAGG AGAGCATTGGTGAACGGTGATAAGAACTTTGAACAATATAAGCAAGAAGCAGAGAATTTCATGTGCAAGATCTTGCCCAACTCTCCGTCTTCAAGCACACAATATACACAGG GGGGACTTATGTACAAGCTTCCAGATAGCAACCTGCAGTACGTGACATCGATAACATTCTTGCTTACAACATACTCCAAGTATATGGCAGCAACAAAGCACACATTCAACTGCGGTGGGGGAGTCCTGGTGACTCCAAATACATTGAGGAGTATTGCGAAAAGGCAGGTAGACTACATATTAGGAGAGAACCCATTGAAGATGTCATACATGGTAGGGTATGGACCATACTATCCCAAGAGGATTCACCACAGAGGATCTTCCTTGCCTTCACTATCAGCTCATCCGCAGGCAATAGGTTGTGATGGAGGCTTCCAACCATTCTACTATTCAATGAATCCAAACCCTAACATACTCCTTGGAGCCATAGTTGGAGGTCCCAACCAGAATGACGGATTCCCCGATGAGCGCGGTGATTACAGCCACTCCGAGCCTGCAACTTACATCAATGCCGCTCTTGTCGGCCCATTAGCCTACTTTGCTGCTACTGCTTGA